Proteins from a genomic interval of Prevotella sp. E13-27:
- a CDS encoding thymidine kinase gives MTANLTGEAHRPGRIEVVCGSMFSGKTEELIRRMRRAKFAKQRVEIFKPAIDVRYSEEDVVSHDQNHILSTPIDSSASILLLASDIDVVGIDEAQFLDMGLIDVCNELANRGVRVIVAGLDMDYKGIPFGPMPGLCAIADEVTKVHAICVKCGNLAYVSHRKIQDERRVLLGETSEYEPLCRECYQKAIQEDNAKKSL, from the coding sequence ATGACAGCAAACCTAACGGGCGAGGCTCATCGCCCTGGAAGAATAGAGGTAGTTTGCGGCTCCATGTTCTCAGGAAAGACTGAAGAGCTGATACGCCGCATGCGCCGTGCAAAGTTCGCGAAACAAAGGGTTGAGATATTCAAGCCTGCAATAGACGTACGCTACTCAGAAGAAGATGTGGTAAGCCACGACCAGAACCACATATTATCAACTCCTATCGACTCGTCAGCATCCATCCTACTACTGGCAAGCGACATAGATGTTGTAGGCATAGACGAAGCTCAATTCCTTGACATGGGTCTCATCGATGTATGCAACGAACTGGCAAACCGAGGCGTGCGCGTCATAGTAGCCGGTCTCGACATGGACTACAAAGGCATACCTTTCGGTCCGATGCCTGGCCTCTGTGCCATTGCAGACGAAGTAACGAAAGTGCATGCCATCTGTGTGAAGTGTGGCAACCTTGCATATGTGAGCCACAGAAAGATACAAGACGAGCGTCGCGTGCTTCTTGGCGAGACTTCAGAATACGAACCTCTCTGTCGCGAATGCTATCAGAAGGCCATTCAAGAGGACAATGCAAAAAAGTCGCTTTAA
- a CDS encoding DUF1573 domain-containing protein, translated as MKKILLMTVMLLGCMTMALAQKPAEIKFDKVTHNFGTFSEKNPVVSCVFSFTNVGEQPLVVNQAVASCGCTVPEYTKTPIQPGEKGEIKVTYNGTGKFPGHFKKSITVRTNGAIEMTRLYIEGDMEEAK; from the coding sequence ATGAAGAAGATTTTACTTATGACCGTGATGCTGCTTGGTTGCATGACCATGGCTTTGGCTCAGAAACCAGCAGAGATAAAGTTCGACAAAGTGACACATAACTTCGGCACTTTCTCAGAGAAGAACCCTGTAGTGAGCTGTGTCTTCAGTTTCACAAACGTTGGTGAACAGCCACTGGTTGTAAATCAGGCAGTAGCTTCTTGCGGATGCACCGTGCCCGAATACACTAAGACTCCTATCCAGCCAGGCGAAAAGGGCGAGATAAAGGTGACTTACAATGGTACAGGCAAGTTCCCCGGTCACTTCAAGAAGAGCATCACCGTGCGCACCAATGGTGCAATAGAGATGACTCGCCTATACATAGAAGGCGACATGGAGGAAGCTAAATAA
- a CDS encoding Txe/YoeB family addiction module toxin: MMYEVKVLEEAEKVIKKWKKSNPQLFKKYQKLFHELADHPRTGIGHPEALKGGNDVTYSRHITAHDRIIYDIYDETLVVLVIETEGHYNDK, from the coding sequence ATTATGTACGAGGTCAAGGTTTTAGAAGAAGCAGAAAAAGTCATCAAGAAGTGGAAGAAGTCAAACCCACAACTCTTTAAGAAATACCAGAAGCTTTTTCATGAATTAGCAGATCACCCTCGTACAGGTATTGGTCATCCGGAGGCATTAAAAGGTGGCAATGATGTAACTTACTCTCGTCACATTACGGCACATGACCGTATTATCTACGATATCTATGACGAGACGCTAGTCGTATTAGTTATCGAAACAGAGGGACATTACAACGACAAGTAG
- the amrS gene encoding AmmeMemoRadiSam system radical SAM enzyme, which translates to MNYFECKYYKRLDNGRVECTLCPHHCHIADGKTGLCRSRRNEGGVLFSEVYALPCSLAIDPIEKKPLYHFHPGTECLSLACTGCNFRCLNCQNHDISQASPSDVPHYDLSPEALVALCQKHHCPGIAYTYTEPLTYIEYITDCARLAHEAGLWNILVTAGYVCQQPLQDLLPYIDAANVDLKSFSDDIYMHVSGGYLQPVLDTIVAMRDAGVWLEITNLLIPGVNDDMDMIRQMCRWLKENHLANAPLHFTRFFPRYKMQDIPPTPLHTLKEAKRIAEEEGITNVYLGNV; encoded by the coding sequence GTGAATTATTTCGAGTGTAAGTATTATAAGCGTTTGGATAACGGACGGGTGGAGTGCACGCTCTGTCCGCACCATTGCCATATTGCTGATGGCAAGACAGGACTCTGTCGCAGTCGTCGCAACGAGGGCGGCGTGCTTTTTAGTGAGGTCTATGCCCTACCCTGTTCTCTGGCCATCGACCCCATTGAGAAAAAGCCACTCTACCATTTCCATCCAGGCACCGAGTGTCTTTCTCTTGCCTGCACAGGCTGTAACTTCCGTTGTCTGAACTGTCAGAATCACGACATCTCCCAGGCATCACCATCAGATGTTCCCCACTACGACCTGTCGCCAGAGGCACTCGTAGCCCTCTGCCAAAAGCACCATTGTCCTGGCATTGCCTATACCTACACAGAGCCACTCACCTATATAGAATATATCACGGACTGTGCCCGGCTGGCTCATGAGGCAGGACTTTGGAATATCCTCGTAACGGCGGGCTATGTCTGTCAGCAGCCCCTCCAAGACCTGCTGCCCTATATCGATGCCGCCAATGTAGATCTCAAATCATTCAGCGACGACATCTACATGCATGTCAGCGGTGGTTATCTGCAGCCTGTCCTTGACACTATCGTGGCTATGCGCGATGCTGGAGTTTGGCTGGAAATCACCAACCTCCTTATTCCTGGAGTGAACGATGATATGGACATGATACGCCAGATGTGTCGCTGGCTGAAAGAAAACCACTTAGCCAATGCTCCCCTGCACTTCACCCGTTTCTTCCCTCGCTACAAGATGCAGGACATACCGCCCACTCCTCTGCACACCCTCAAGGAAGCCAAGCGTATTGCTGAGGAAGAAGGCATAACTAATGTGTATCTGGGAAATGTGTAA
- a CDS encoding alkaline phosphatase family protein, translating to MKKLFVFATILACAMNTYAQAFFGEKPKLVVGIVVDQMRWDYLDRYYNQFTDGGFRRLINEGYSCNNCLINYVPTITAIGHSSAYTGSTPALHGICGNTFYIDGKKTYCTQDDNVETVGSNTENGKESPRNLLATTIGDQLRLHTDFKSKVIGVSYKDRGAILPAGHSANAAYWLDTKASPICFISSTYYMQELPQWAKDINKQIAKNKEVVKHGDKIGLSYLCGTITTDMAIAALQNEKLGNGEATDMLCVSYSQTDVIGHKWSTRGENTDEAYLQLDKDLARLFNALDAQVGKENYLLFLTADHGAAHNYKFMQDHKINAGQSLTEQIKAELEKVVSKAAHKELKPVINDILDYRVFLNHKAIEEQGLELEDVKKVILNHLISSPNISFAADYEELAKTTMHPAVRDRIIKGYHPRRSGDIYFVVDPGYYDYGSWSSPVGTTHGAWNPYDSHIPLLFMGWKVPHGATSREVHITDIAPTVCQLLHIQQPNACVGEAITEITK from the coding sequence ATGAAGAAACTATTTGTTTTTGCAACAATACTGGCCTGTGCTATGAACACCTATGCGCAGGCCTTTTTTGGTGAAAAGCCTAAGTTAGTAGTAGGCATAGTGGTTGATCAGATGCGCTGGGACTATCTGGACCGTTATTACAACCAGTTCACAGATGGTGGCTTCCGCCGTTTGATTAACGAAGGCTATTCATGTAACAACTGCCTCATAAACTATGTGCCTACAATCACAGCCATAGGCCACTCATCAGCCTACACAGGCTCCACCCCAGCCCTTCACGGCATCTGCGGCAACACGTTCTATATTGACGGAAAGAAGACATACTGCACACAAGACGACAATGTGGAGACGGTGGGTAGCAACACAGAGAATGGCAAAGAGTCGCCACGCAACCTCCTGGCAACCACTATTGGCGACCAGCTGCGCCTGCACACAGACTTCAAGTCGAAAGTCATAGGAGTATCCTATAAGGACCGTGGCGCCATTCTGCCTGCCGGCCACTCAGCTAATGCTGCCTACTGGCTTGACACAAAAGCCAGCCCCATCTGCTTCATCTCAAGCACATATTACATGCAGGAACTGCCACAATGGGCAAAGGACATAAACAAACAGATAGCAAAGAACAAAGAGGTGGTTAAGCATGGCGATAAAATTGGTCTGTCATATCTTTGTGGCACCATTACCACCGACATGGCCATAGCTGCCCTGCAGAACGAGAAGCTCGGCAATGGTGAGGCTACCGATATGCTCTGCGTGAGCTACTCACAGACCGACGTCATTGGTCACAAATGGAGTACTCGCGGCGAAAATACCGACGAGGCTTATCTGCAACTCGACAAAGATCTGGCAAGACTGTTCAATGCTCTTGACGCACAAGTGGGAAAAGAAAACTATCTGCTATTCCTCACAGCCGATCATGGAGCTGCACATAACTATAAGTTCATGCAAGACCACAAAATCAACGCCGGTCAATCGCTGACCGAACAGATAAAAGCAGAGCTGGAAAAAGTAGTAAGCAAGGCAGCTCACAAAGAGCTGAAGCCTGTCATCAACGACATTCTCGACTACCGCGTATTCCTTAACCACAAGGCAATAGAAGAACAGGGACTCGAACTTGAGGATGTGAAGAAAGTCATATTAAACCATCTCATTTCATCGCCAAACATCAGCTTTGCAGCCGACTATGAAGAGTTGGCAAAGACAACCATGCACCCTGCCGTTCGCGACAGAATAATAAAGGGCTATCACCCTCGCCGCTCAGGAGACATATACTTTGTTGTGGACCCTGGTTACTACGACTACGGCTCATGGTCGTCGCCAGTAGGCACAACCCACGGCGCATGGAACCCATATGACTCGCATATCCCCCTGCTATTCATGGGATGGAAAGTGCCTCATGGAGCAACATCACGCGAGGTACATATCACCGATATAGCCCCAACAGTATGCCAACTGCTACACATACAGCAGCCTAATGCATGCGTAGGAGAGGCTATAACCGAGATAACGAAATAG
- a CDS encoding glycoside hydrolase family 88 protein, protein MKKLITWCLALMALSTNAQTTADEVLSVARKANDYFMKKYEDPTVPTNVKKIRPSSLWTRAVYYEGLMALQYIDPQPRYYNYALRWAEFHKWMPRNGVTTCDADDQCCGQTYVDLLIGKVRDERIKGLQYVIANLDHQMQTPNTKLQTTTPKAKTTVNSLYGWWTWIDAIQMAMPLYMQIYKVTGDKKYLNHAMQMYRWSRNECGRGEGNPKKGLFNTDDGLWWRDADYVPPYKEPDGKQCYWSRGNGWVYAALVRCMDYLPRGSKEFKELKKDFLLMSEGIRKCQREDGFWNPSLVSTNYEMKETSGTALFLYGMAWGIRQGFLKEKVYLPVCDRAWTAMVKDAVHPDGFLGWMQGTGKDPSAGQPLSYDKIPDFEDYGTGCFLLGATEYYKLIKK, encoded by the coding sequence ATGAAGAAACTAATCACATGGTGCCTGGCACTTATGGCACTAAGCACAAATGCACAGACCACAGCCGACGAAGTATTATCAGTGGCCCGAAAGGCTAACGACTATTTCATGAAGAAATATGAAGACCCCACGGTTCCTACGAATGTGAAGAAGATTCGTCCGAGCAGTCTCTGGACACGTGCCGTTTATTACGAAGGACTGATGGCGCTGCAATATATCGACCCGCAACCGCGTTACTACAACTACGCCCTGCGCTGGGCCGAATTCCACAAGTGGATGCCACGCAATGGTGTTACCACCTGCGATGCCGACGACCAGTGCTGCGGACAGACCTATGTCGATTTGCTCATCGGCAAAGTGAGGGATGAGAGGATCAAGGGGCTGCAATACGTAATAGCCAATCTGGATCACCAGATGCAGACACCAAATACCAAGTTACAGACCACCACGCCAAAGGCCAAGACGACTGTCAACTCACTCTACGGCTGGTGGACATGGATTGATGCAATCCAGATGGCAATGCCGCTCTACATGCAGATATATAAAGTAACGGGCGACAAGAAGTACCTGAACCACGCGATGCAGATGTACCGCTGGAGTCGCAACGAGTGTGGCCGAGGCGAAGGCAATCCGAAGAAGGGACTGTTCAACACCGACGACGGTCTTTGGTGGCGCGATGCCGACTATGTGCCTCCATACAAGGAGCCCGATGGCAAGCAATGCTATTGGAGCCGAGGCAACGGATGGGTGTATGCCGCACTGGTGCGCTGCATGGACTATCTGCCCAGAGGCTCGAAAGAGTTCAAGGAACTGAAGAAAGACTTCCTGCTCATGAGCGAGGGTATTCGCAAATGTCAGCGCGAAGACGGCTTCTGGAACCCAAGTCTTGTCTCTACTAACTACGAGATGAAAGAAACGTCAGGCACAGCCCTCTTCCTCTACGGCATGGCATGGGGCATTCGACAGGGCTTCCTAAAAGAGAAGGTATACCTGCCCGTCTGCGACCGCGCTTGGACAGCTATGGTGAAAGACGCTGTTCACCCAGACGGATTCTTGGGATGGATGCAGGGCACAGGCAAAGACCCCTCGGCAGGTCAGCCATTAAGCTACGACAAGATTCCCGACTTCGAAGACTACGGCACAGGATGCTTCCTTTTGGGCGCTACAGAATACTATAAACTGATAAAGAAGTAG
- a CDS encoding putative toxin-antitoxin system toxin component, PIN family, which yields MIYAVIDTNVLVSALITHNSLSATAKIVRMMLDGEFTPLYESGIIEEYQEVLHRAKFKLVPGVADALISFIKEHGIETSRTAFLESMPDEDDRVFYEVSLSVDESFLVTGNFKHYPKTPKVISPADFIKLITD from the coding sequence ATGATTTATGCAGTTATTGATACCAACGTGCTGGTATCGGCCCTTATTACTCACAATTCGCTGTCGGCAACAGCAAAGATTGTGAGAATGATGCTTGATGGTGAGTTTACACCATTGTATGAAAGCGGCATCATTGAAGAATATCAGGAGGTGCTGCATCGGGCGAAGTTCAAATTAGTGCCTGGCGTTGCTGATGCGCTAATTTCGTTTATTAAGGAACATGGAATTGAGACTTCACGGACAGCCTTTCTGGAGTCTATGCCTGATGAAGATGATCGTGTGTTCTATGAAGTGTCTTTGAGTGTTGATGAGTCTTTTCTTGTTACTGGCAATTTCAAACATTATCCTAAGACGCCTAAGGTCATAAGTCCAGCCGACTTCATAAAACTGATAACGGATTGA
- the rsmI gene encoding 16S rRNA (cytidine(1402)-2'-O)-methyltransferase: MGILYIVPTPVGNLEDMTFRAVRILKEVDVVLAEDTRTSGILLKHFDIHNHLLSHHKFNEHSTSQAIVDRLLAGQNVALISDAGTPGISDPGFFLVREAVRAGVEVQTLPGATAFVPALVSSGLPCDRFAFEGFLPQKKGRQTKLQSLVAETRTMIFYESPYRVVKTLEQFSEVFGANRQVSVCREISKIHEESVRGTLEEVIAHFKEHEPKGEIVIVLAGADEKELPKQ, encoded by the coding sequence ATGGGAATACTATATATAGTACCTACTCCTGTAGGAAATCTGGAAGACATGACCTTCCGCGCCGTGCGTATATTAAAAGAGGTGGATGTCGTTCTGGCTGAGGATACCCGGACATCGGGCATTCTGCTTAAACATTTCGATATTCACAATCATCTCCTTTCGCATCATAAGTTTAACGAGCATTCCACGAGCCAGGCCATTGTTGACCGTTTGCTGGCTGGTCAGAATGTAGCGTTGATAAGCGATGCCGGCACTCCAGGCATCAGCGATCCAGGCTTCTTTCTTGTCCGTGAGGCTGTGAGGGCTGGGGTAGAGGTGCAGACCCTTCCTGGAGCAACGGCTTTCGTTCCTGCTTTGGTGAGCAGCGGACTGCCTTGTGACCGTTTCGCCTTCGAGGGCTTCCTTCCACAGAAGAAGGGACGCCAGACCAAGCTTCAGTCGCTTGTGGCTGAGACTCGCACAATGATTTTCTACGAATCACCTTATCGTGTCGTGAAAACCCTGGAGCAGTTCTCTGAGGTCTTCGGCGCTAATCGTCAGGTTAGTGTGTGCCGCGAGATTTCCAAGATTCATGAAGAGAGCGTTCGTGGCACCCTTGAGGAGGTCATAGCTCATTTCAAGGAGCATGAACCAAAGGGCGAGATTGTCATCGTCCTGGCAGGCGCAGATGAAAAAGAATTACCTAAACAATAA
- the amrB gene encoding AmmeMemoRadiSam system protein B — protein sequence MKLLTLIAILIMMTSCKGQTREPVVRPATQANRFYTGDSLELREEVDSLLALHSHKATNQNVAALIVPHAGYYFSGNVAASAYMTLDAKKKYQRIFLLGPSHHEWLDGASVNIEADYYATPLGQVKVDHDMAQQLLDADSVFTYKRSAHDREHCLEVQLPFLQRFFTLYSSLSTKDVPPIVPIIISTNDYHKLKRMAEVLKPYFTDENLFVISSDFSHYPAYDDACKVDAITGKAVETGDVEEFIKTIEANAHRGIPNLATSACGEFAIITLMMMLDANYSVKHIMYQNSGDIDDHNHSRVVGYHSFAILREDSTSFTLSDADKKLLKDIALQSIKDSLDGKQIAVAARPLDACKARNSKLYTLRSARSDASLAKNSTLNQKCGAFVSLHKHGRLRGCIGHFGEDYPLHEIVAEMARAAAFEDPRFMPVTKEELDDIDIEISVLTPMRRINSLDEFELHRHGIYIKKGHRSGTFLPQVADEVNWTKEEFVGHCSQDKAGLGWEGWRDAELYVYEAIVF from the coding sequence ATGAAATTACTAACACTTATAGCAATATTAATCATGATGACTTCGTGCAAAGGACAAACACGCGAGCCTGTGGTGCGCCCTGCCACTCAGGCAAACCGTTTCTATACGGGAGATTCTTTGGAACTGAGAGAAGAAGTGGACAGTCTCTTAGCCCTTCACAGCCATAAAGCAACAAATCAGAATGTTGCGGCACTCATTGTGCCCCATGCAGGCTATTACTTCTCTGGCAATGTGGCCGCGTCAGCCTATATGACTTTGGATGCCAAAAAGAAATATCAACGCATCTTCCTGCTTGGTCCCAGCCATCATGAGTGGCTCGACGGCGCCTCTGTCAATATCGAGGCCGACTACTATGCCACTCCCTTGGGACAAGTGAAGGTGGACCATGATATGGCTCAGCAGCTCTTGGATGCCGATAGTGTGTTCACATACAAGCGCTCTGCCCATGACCGCGAACATTGTTTAGAGGTACAGTTGCCGTTCCTGCAAAGATTCTTCACACTTTACTCCTCGCTCTCAACTAAAGATGTGCCTCCCATCGTACCTATTATTATATCTACTAACGACTATCACAAGCTAAAGCGGATGGCCGAGGTGCTTAAGCCCTATTTCACGGATGAGAACCTCTTTGTCATCAGCAGCGACTTCTCTCACTATCCCGCTTATGATGATGCCTGCAAAGTAGATGCCATAACAGGCAAAGCCGTTGAGACGGGCGATGTGGAAGAGTTTATCAAGACCATTGAGGCCAATGCCCATCGAGGCATACCCAACCTGGCAACCAGTGCCTGTGGCGAGTTTGCCATCATAACTTTGATGATGATGCTCGACGCCAACTATTCCGTTAAGCATATCATGTATCAGAACTCAGGTGATATCGATGACCATAATCACAGCAGAGTCGTTGGCTATCATTCGTTTGCCATTCTTCGAGAAGACAGCACAAGTTTCACCCTTTCTGATGCAGATAAGAAGCTCCTAAAAGACATCGCCCTGCAAAGCATCAAGGATTCTCTCGATGGTAAGCAGATAGCGGTAGCCGCTCGGCCTTTGGACGCTTGCAAGGCAAGAAACTCTAAACTCTACACTCTCCGCTCGGCGCGAAGCGACGCTTCGCTTGCGAAGAACTCTACACTAAATCAGAAGTGTGGTGCCTTCGTCTCTCTTCATAAACACGGCAGACTTCGTGGGTGCATTGGTCACTTCGGCGAGGATTATCCCCTCCATGAGATAGTGGCAGAGATGGCTCGTGCTGCTGCCTTTGAAGACCCACGTTTCATGCCTGTGACAAAGGAAGAGCTCGACGACATAGATATTGAGATTTCCGTGCTCACCCCCATGCGTCGCATCAATAGTCTTGACGAGTTCGAGCTTCACCGTCACGGCATCTATATAAAGAAAGGACATAGAAGCGGCACGTTCCTTCCACAGGTAGCAGATGAGGTGAACTGGACCAAGGAGGAGTTCGTGGGGCATTGTTCTCAGGACAAGGCAGGTCTTGGATGGGAAGGCTGGCGCGATGCGGAACTATATGTTTACGAAGCAATAGTTTTTTAA
- a CDS encoding type II toxin-antitoxin system Phd/YefM family antitoxin: MTALTFSDFRKNMASSFDLVDAGEHVFINRGSKKMYAIVAVDDDDLTITPAMAAKIEKARKEYKEGKGVSLKSHDDIDKYFESL; encoded by the coding sequence ATGACTGCACTAACATTTAGCGATTTCAGAAAGAACATGGCCAGTTCGTTTGACCTTGTAGACGCTGGCGAACATGTATTCATCAACAGGGGTAGCAAGAAAATGTATGCTATCGTGGCTGTGGATGATGATGACCTGACTATTACTCCAGCTATGGCTGCAAAGATAGAGAAAGCCAGAAAGGAGTATAAGGAGGGAAAGGGCGTGTCACTAAAGAGTCACGATGATATTGATAAGTATTTCGAATCTCTGTAA
- a CDS encoding type II toxin-antitoxin system RelB/DinJ family antitoxin: protein MAQSAVTVRMDSEMKTQFDALCEQFGMSANTAFNIFVKAVIRSRSIPFAIKGSPSALDLFMQQRNAAELSNEPELSLDEINEEIRAARTEMRKKKGVKA from the coding sequence ATGGCACAATCGGCAGTTACGGTCAGAATGGATTCTGAAATGAAAACGCAGTTCGATGCTCTCTGCGAGCAGTTTGGTATGAGTGCTAATACGGCATTTAATATCTTCGTGAAAGCGGTGATAAGAAGTCGTAGCATTCCATTTGCTATCAAAGGTTCGCCTAGTGCGCTGGACTTGTTTATGCAGCAAAGAAATGCTGCGGAGTTGAGTAATGAGCCAGAACTCTCGCTTGATGAAATTAACGAGGAGATTCGTGCAGCAAGGACTGAAATGCGTAAAAAGAAAGGTGTAAAGGCATGA
- a CDS encoding transposase, translated as MPRKQREKSGTGIYHVMMRGINHQDIFEDKGDYWKFLKLLRMQTHPEDNTGKPLPAHCIVYAYCLMSNHVHLLVRELEEGLVPPIKSIAISYAQYFNYKYEHSGQVFQDRFKSEPVNDMAYFLTLMRYIHQNPVAAGITSTVGSYTWSSWCEYDETKTCAVPVCTTQHVLGRITGKELAELVNDLLPKALNILDFDNEMEQRVSDEKLRQYLSEIMGGASVSTLQHYEKEERNCIIKQLKDYGASIRQISRLTGVSFGIIRNIQ; from the coding sequence ATGCCAAGAAAACAAAGAGAGAAGAGTGGAACAGGAATATATCATGTGATGATGCGCGGCATCAATCACCAAGATATTTTTGAGGACAAGGGAGACTATTGGAAGTTCCTGAAGCTACTGCGTATGCAGACGCATCCGGAGGACAATACAGGTAAGCCGCTGCCTGCCCATTGTATCGTATATGCCTACTGTTTAATGTCGAACCACGTGCACCTGTTGGTACGGGAACTGGAGGAAGGGCTAGTTCCACCCATTAAGAGTATCGCCATTTCCTATGCACAGTATTTCAACTACAAATACGAGCATTCTGGTCAGGTTTTCCAGGACCGTTTCAAGAGCGAGCCAGTCAACGATATGGCATATTTCCTGACGCTGATGAGGTATATCCACCAGAATCCTGTGGCAGCAGGCATCACCTCAACGGTTGGCAGCTATACGTGGAGTAGTTGGTGTGAGTATGACGAGACTAAGACCTGTGCCGTCCCTGTCTGCACCACTCAACACGTACTGGGTCGTATTACGGGGAAAGAACTTGCCGAGTTGGTTAACGATTTGTTACCCAAGGCACTCAACATCCTTGATTTCGACAACGAGATGGAACAGCGTGTAAGCGATGAGAAGTTGCGTCAGTATCTGTCTGAAATCATGGGCGGCGCCAGTGTCTCCACCCTTCAGCATTATGAGAAGGAAGAGCGCAATTGCATCATCAAGCAACTGAAAGACTATGGCGCTAGCATCCGTCAAATCAGTCGCTTGACGGGTGTTAGCTTCGGCATTATCCGCAATATCCAATAA